The genomic DNA AAGAATCTAATATCTATCAGCCAGTTAGCTTCAGAAGGCTATAGATGTTCTGTAGTGGGGGAGCTATGGAAATCGAAAGAGGCCGTATGGTTCAGATGAAGGGAGAGCTGCGTGGGGGAATATATCGTCTGCTTAGTACGGAGCCAGACCGTACCGGAATTTCAAAAATCTGGTTATCTCGTGCACGAGAGAATAGGGACTTGAAGGATGCTGTTGCGGTTGTATTGCTGTCAAGTCTAGACGATGGTGCAAAGACTGCTGGGATGGAAGTTTGGTCGAAGGGCTTCCACAACATCAACAGGTAATTGGTGTACTGCAACTGCATATGCGCATCGATCAACACGAATCAAGTGAGCAGTGAACCATGCAACAGATTGATTTGTTTGATATGCAGTTGGGGTAAATGAAAGATCGATGGTCATACTTGCATGTGTGAGTCACACTTGCGTGTGTGAGGGACTACATTTGGGATTGGTGGACGTGAATCAACTGAGTATGTGCGCATACAACAGATTGTTTCGCATATATGTAGTTGGACAAAAAGAGACCAATGAGACACTTATGCGTAGAGCAAGTGGGCATTCGAGATTGAATGTGCAAACTAGAGAGTTTAGAGTCTATGACTTGGGGGGAGCTTTGGAAACCTTTGTGGTTGAAGTGGTTTTCTATGAAGGAAACAAGGAAGAAAGAGTCGGAAGTTCGGAGGAGGAGATTGTTGGGTTTTAAGCCTAAAACCAAGTTTCCTCACTTTCACTCTTTGTCCCACATTGATAAGGAGAAAGGGACACCCACATTTCTCCTATATAAATAACccccatccccttcatttctaaTTGCacctttcttttctttctccttTTAAATAGCTGCTAGATAGTCCGTCTAGTAGGAGAGCGGGTTTAGCTTGCTTTCAGGAAGTGTCTGGATAGAAGGTCCTCGTGCCTAAATTATTTCTTAGGATATTTGGGTCGGCTGCAGCCATCGGACGTCCCGCTGCAGCAGGAGGAGGCCTTCGGCACTGTCTGGGGTTAAGAAGGAGTGATAGAAAGGTTGTCGGGAAATAGTGATAGGTGGAGGTTTTTAGGGAAACACTTCAGTGAGTGAGGGATATACATAATAGATATGCTAGTAGGCTGAATTTGAGTATAGAATTCAGGCTCGCATATTCAGATATTGTAATCTCTGTTTATTTAGTGAAATTGTTGTGGATGAAGGCTTGTCGAACCACGTTAAAATCTCTTGTCTTTTTTACTATTTTGTTGGTTTGTTGTTTTCATTATCATCATAATATTTGTGGGGCTCAGCACACACGGGTATACAAAAAAGTTTATGTAGACGCCGGGAATCGGGGCAGATTCCCAACACTTGTTACTCATTCTTAATCGGGAAATGGCCCTTTATATCACAATTAACGAAGAAAAGGCCTAAAATCTCAAATGAGCTAAAATAAGGCCCTTtatatcacttaaaaacacattttTATATGCGTTTTTTAAAACGTAATTTTATATTACGTTTccattaaatttaaaaatatttatcttgagaaaaaaaataaaaaaaataattatttctgAAAACACGTGATAAGAATGCGTTATACTTGTAAACATGGATTTCAAATGTGTTCCTCCCTCTTCTGCGCATGTTTATAATGTGTTACTTAGAAAAGTTTTGTAAGCCCAAGTGCAAAGCCCAATTAGAAAACAAGGGTTTTAAAGAAATGATAAACGCGAGATTTACTAGCGTTATTGAGTGATAGTAAGGGTCATTTCGCTGAGCTATGATATTTTGAACCATTTACTCTCAAATTGTGAGATTTAGGATCATTATTCTTCTTAATTTTGTTACCTTATATATGTATTGTTTCTGTAGCCCAGTTGGTTAGCATTCGTGTTTACTTGCAATTCATTTTATGGTTTTTTCTTCATGATTTCTTAGATTTTTTTTAGATTTTAACATATTCTAAAACTTATAAAATCTTTTAATCATTATTCTAATAAATCTAGTCATTGATAAACAAGGGCTGTGTGTTAAATTAATGATGTTTTTTTTCCATTTTATGATTaaaagtttttatttttttaaaaattttaattataaCGCAAATTGACCCCCTGAAAAAAAGTTTTCTGCGTCCCCTGGTGTACTGAAGAAACACTCGTGTATGAGTTCTAAGCACCATGCCTGCAGCAAAACAGAACGACTTTCCCATGCTCTGGAACAGCCCATCTCGTGTTGTTAAAGAGTAATTTCGTAATTTCCAATATAATATGAAACTATAAATCAACCTCTATTGCAGGTGATCCTAAGTATCAACTAGCTTACGAACTGAAGGAGCTCGAGGGTAGAAATCTCAAAATCATTTTCACTAGAATTTTTTGACATCTTCAAACTTTATCATGTGCAAATGCTAACAAGTTATTGATATGccttaaatattattattatctaaGACTAATTTACAAGGaggtatttttttaatttaatttaccAACCCCTTTAAATAAGGTTGTTCCTTTTTATTTATAGCGAGTCTATTGTTTACAAATGGGCCTTTTAGGTTATTATATTAATGTTACATCATTTACTACGATCAAATCTTCTTGGGCTTTCTCTCCTCCGAGCCCATGATCCAACAGTTATCGACCTAACCGCTCTGTGTTGGTATTTATTGAACACGTTATTAAACTCGAAAATTCGTTTCCTTGACATCGAGTATTAATTAACTTTTCTTGTAGCAACTGGCAAGCAAAGTCTAAGTATTTGAGACAAAGCAACACTGGAATGGGTTGGTTAGAAAGATAGCAATTGATACAATGTTTTTATCACCCCTTATTAAATTATGATGCATGTCTATTTAATTCCGTCGAGTTACCGTACATAATGGAACCGAGAGGGCGTGTTTAgaatttcttaaaaaatataatttttgatctaatattaaaaaaatgttGAAATGAACATGACAACGTATATATTATTTatgtgtttggataattttactgataataaattataatttaaaaaaaacaaaatgtAAATTATAAATTACATCAATTAATAATTTTAGTacattataaaatttaaaaaaaaaggAAAATTTAAAAACAAGAATAATGACCCCTGGATAAACACAATTTAAAATTTATGATCATAGTTGATTCAATTGCACCATAAAAATTAAACTAAACAGCTAAATTGAGACGTAGAGAGTGTTATTATTAAATATGGAATAacattaattaatattaaaattattattttaattatagattAATAATACTAGGTATTAAGTTTAATAAAAAGAAAAAACTTTTGCAGTGTCACGATGTGACGTTCAGAAGCCTGCTAAGTGAGATTGAAAGTTAGTGGGGCATCCTCACTTCCGTATTTCAGCACATAAGCTCTTGAAAATGATCGATATAAGTAAAGAGAATGGTATGCAATTTagtttaaataaattaataattcaaaCATTCAACCAAACATGATCATCACTTAAATTCGATATCCACTTAAATTCGATATCCAGATTTCTTTAACTTGTTACCGGCAGATTTTCTAAGATGCCAAAATTCATTCTAGTGATTCTATGTAAGTTTTTGAACTAcgaaaaatatttttcaaaaaagttGCATGGTCAGTTTTGATCATCTCATTGAACCTAATAATACAGTTCACAAACACTTGGGAACGATAAAACACAAAAAAGAACAAGAAACACACAGTAAAGATGACAAGAAAATCCATTAACTGTGGCCCTCGGGGCCCAAAATCTGGTATTAAGACACGGAATTGATGTCTGGTTAGTCTTCAATCCCTTACAAACCATGTACTGAAAAATTGAAAGTTCTACAAAAGGAGGAAGCATTCTACTAGCTGAATGGTCTCTCAATGATCTCCAGGCAAGGTCTTGATGATATCGGAATCACCTAAGATGTAATCGAGGATAAGTACATAAGAACCCTTGCATTATAAAGTACGAGCTGTAAATCTGTAATGCACAAATAAAATTATACCTGGATCCACAATGCTGAGGCATGAAACACGGAAATACTTTCCACATGCTGTACCCAGGTCCACATTGTCTAGAGTAAGGAATGAGCAAAACTCAAAACAGTTAGAGGACAGAGCCATCAAGCAAACCAAAAAAATTAATATAACAGAAAATTGGCATTGTCACATAAGCACAAAATTCAAAAGATGATGTTTATACACTTAAAGCACCACATAAATGCATAATCGGTATTAGGCAGTATCTAAAGACATAACCCTAGTTTTGAAGTCTTGAGAAGACTGAGAGAGCAACAACCTCACAGTGTAACATAGagcaaaaatagagaaatcttgGAACCCGGAGACTCTCAGACTGCCAACAAAATCTAAACaggttaaaattttaaaaataaatttgttACCAAGGATAAGGTGGATTACAAGTTGAAATATGATTCATTTTAAATAATACAAGCACATTTAAATTAATACAAAAACATACAAAACTGTAGTAACAAGTCTGTATCAGGAATTGCAGCACACAGGGTTACGTTAATATCTACAAAACTGGAACTTAATAGGTTACAGATCTTATGACAAAGGAAACGTTGTTGTGAAATCACTTTACAGTCTTGGGTAAAGTTTTAAACATTAAATTTTAAGCAAAAGAGATAGTAACATCATCTAATATCTTTATAGTTTAAACAGAAGATACTTCCATTTCGACTTAGCAGTTACACATAAGGCACATTCTGAAAACATTTTTCCCATCCTACACAGTTCAATATAGCTATTTCGCAAGTACACACACTGACAAACAAGAAGAAACAGGGTAAAGCGGGTTTAAACTAAATCTTTTAAGATGATACAAGCACTTTCAAACAATGTATATCTACATACAACACTATTAGTAGTAATAACGAGAATTCCCGAGTCTATAGTAAATGATCTGCAAAACCAAACATCACATACATGGATCACTATACAGAACAAAAAACTAAACAAGTTGTCTGTATTTTGGCAAAGGAAGCTATTTTGTGATAATATTTTCCAATTGTAATAAGATTTAGTGCGAAATAAAAAACTTTGTCCAGCTTTCTTTAACAAACATAATACCAGGAAACTGATACTAACAGCTACCAGAAGTATAACAAACCATCTACGTATATTCTACTATTTTTCTAAATTTCAGCAGCACCAAGACAAAGCAAAAACTATCAACTTAAACAACCAAGCCAACAAAACAGTTAAAACAAAATCGCTACACATTCTATACTTACTTCCATTGTAGTGATGAACTCCAACCTTTGCAAGCATGGCATAGTATTCGATCTCAGATTTCCTCAATGGCGGGCAATTGTTCGATATTATAATCAACTTACCTACATTCCAACCACAAACCATAAACAACAACAGAAAAAACTAAATACGCAAACACGTAAACTAAAATCAAGTATCAAACCCCATTTCATTCCATCCCAACAACAATCAACAATTCCTCTAATTAAACAACCAAACTATATTGTAAGATAAATTGAAATTTGAAACAACTCCATTTCAATTGACCAACTATTAAACCAaaataattaacaaaaaataaaaaagacAAGAGAATAAAAAAAAAAAGAACCTTTGGAGCTTCGGAGAGATTCGAGAACAGTTTTGTAACCAAGAGTGTATTTACCACTCTTCATTACAAGAGCTAGCCTGTTGTTGATGCTCTCATGAGTCTTCTTCTGCGATTACATTCACACATACAGACATTAGAAACACAGAATCAAATCAACAAATGCATATGTTTATAAAACATATGTTCGTGTGTGTATGAGGATGTAAGGAAACTTACGGTCTTCTTTCCGGCAACCATTTTGTTTGCTTGCTTGAGAAAGATTATCAAGTGAGATGAAAAAAAGACCAAACAGATGAACGGCGGCTTGGGAAGAACAAGACTTTATTTTATACCTTAAGTATGATTTAGGGTTTAGTGAGTGGGCTTGTTGGGCTACATTTTGGAGGGTGGCTTATTCTTCTGGCCCATTCAATTCAATCATTCTTTTTTCTGTTTTTAAGATTTAAGCTTATTTTTTTCTACCCCGGTCACACATTTTGAAAATGAGAATTATTGGTTAGAGGTACTGATTTATGATATTATTAGATGATTTTCAAATTGAATAATTTATCGGAAATTTATTAAAAATCAGTCAAATCAAATAAATATGTTTGACTGATTTTTGAACGACTAGATGTAAATGTTGTTAGCTACTTTATTTAacaaattttaatttaatattggAGAGAGATGAAGCAAGTATTAGATAAATATTAATTAAAGTGGCAATGATTAAATTTACTTATTGAAAGTCTCGTATTATAAACTATTGGTAAAATCGCGCTTCGCGCGGTTTGAAAATATCATTATTATAAAATGTAAATTAATAATGAGAATTAATGAACCGCTGTATTCCAAAAATATTAGTATTATTGAATGTATAAATAAATGAGTATTAACAAATTTTACCATAAAAATAATAGGAATTGATTAAAAAATTCGGTTTTTACTAGTTTGGCTCttgtttcaatttttaaatattttacgtATATAACTATTCATGATTTCTCAAATCTCAGTAGTAATGATTTCTCAATagtaattaattttattttcacATGTAACTCACATGTTAACTGGAATTTAAATAAGAATTCATGGAGTATAAAACATGTTATCTGAACATTTATAGTAAAGAAACAATTAGAGATATTCTTTACTTTTAAACAGTATTGATTTTCTTCTTTACATGCTAAAAATGGTACATTTTAATTATATTTGCAAGAGTAAAAACCCCACATGTTTCAATAAAATTAATTTATCTCTGTAAATTAACttgtttgtataattaaattacatttacTTGAGAATCAAAACTATATGAATAATCAAATAATACGATCAATATTGTTAGTCCTCTCCCTGGCTCACGTCAACTTCAAAAATTCTTGGCAACCTAAGTTGCATTAGAACTCTTGTTTAGCTGTTAGGACAAATTCAACAGAAATCCAAATTTGGGCAGATTATTCCAAATTTCATTGCAACAGTGATCCAAATGGTGATACAAATTTAATCAGTGAATAatagtgatccaaatttggattaCTATTATTCACtaatccaaatttggatcacttggtttaatataaaataatggttttgttatttgtagtttataagattttaaattgatttttgattatttaattatataattaataacagaatataattaatagttaataaaatttatttttaaaacaaaacttaaaatatagagaaaacataatttcattaaaatttaaaaataaaaaaaataaagagaCACATATTGCAATTAGAGATTCATTAATTGAGCATTTGTGGGAAGAATATAATAATTCGGAAAATTAGTGTGTATCAAtgatattttatatattaattattgCAATGTATTTTTCGTGAATTAAGTGcgcaattttaatatttttatgtatattgttttttttatttaattaatttatgaaatgttatatatgttaataatgattaaatgataaatttaagataaaattgcttaatatgatatttatatattattatatgtaaaaaataATTTGGATCAGAAATTTGAATCACACTATTGGAGTTGGTCAGAAATTTGGATCAGTTAGTGATCCAAATTTCGATTTTTTGATCACAACTGTTGGAGATGGCCTTACACCTCCGATTATTATTAATTCAACTTTTATGTATCCTTCTCATAGCATTAATTTTTTACACTCAAATGAGGTGTTCCATATGAAGGTTTTTAGATTACCGTGATATTTTTTGATTAAGcaattaaataaaacaaaaaacaCTCTTTTCtcactaaataaataaataaatacaagaGGAAAATAACTTAAAATAGTTTAAGAAAATAACACCAAAAATGTAACATTGTAAACTTAATAAAGTATACCCCAACTTAAACaacctaatttttttaaaaaaaaatcatattaacAAAGTTCAAGACATTTCCTTCCATTTGAGTTCTTACATTTGATTTCCAGCCATTCTGTTGGAGTCTAAGGCCCTGTTTAGTATTACTGTTGTAGACAGTTGTAGACAGTTACAATATTTTTTGCTGAAAAACTGTCAAACAGGTGTTTGGTACATTCCAAAAGTTGTTGTCTTGGAAAAACGCTTTTGGTCTAAAAGCGGCTGTTAGCAAAAACATGTCCCCCGTACTTTTGGAAAAAACTGTTATCAGCTTTTGCAGAAATTAACTATCAGTTAACCATCAAATCTtgtcaaaaatattatttttatatattatatctcaaaaaatgcataaattaaaaaatatactAAACAGTTATCTAATTTTCCTGACAGCACTTTTTCCACCAGTACTTTTTCTCATAGTAGAGCAGTTTTCAACAGCACTACCAAACAGAGTCTAAACCCCTTCTGGATACATTAAAGTAGTAAATATTCCTTTAATATTTCACTCCGCTGCACTTTCATATTGACAAAAGTAAAAGGCATTTAAAATGCCTAAGTACTTAGAGCATATGCACGGGTAATATTGAAAAAGCAATTTATAAGCTTTATTGATGGTTCAGTGTAAAAATAGGATGCAGCGGAGAGGTTTTCACTCCATAAAATATCGATGGAGCATTGATTCATCACTCCCTCCATCAAATTTCAATGGACTTGCTAATGGCCATCAATTAGTGGGGCtcattatttaaattatttttatttgttttacTAATACTTTTTTTACTATTTTAGTtcaatacacacacatatatttttacatattttgtgttttaaataaatatataggGGCTACTTCAATAAAAACCAATTTAGAATAGAGACTagaaatcaaatatttttttaaaaaaaattaatttgaaatataacacatatggtatgcaaatcgatcgttgagagatgtagaaaaatacagtgaaatcggattttaaaaagAATTACGGTTTGATaggaaatatcaaattaaaaacagagggaaaaagctgaaattgggtgtgggagggtgcaggGTAGTTGGATGGTGTGATTTATGGGACTTGGGTAGATCTAATGGCTTACATTAGCTCTaaatttctattttaattttagtttgtatttaatcattcccctaaatatatatatatatacatatttaataaAATGGGTACAATTATGTATTTCAGGGACTCGACGACGATTTGTTGATCCAATTATCGGTtgatattcaaagtaatataatTTAAGGGGGAGAATTCATTCTCTTAATTTTAAAGAATGAAAGTGATTTTGAGATGactataaatttataaatatatgttatttataaAGATTTTTCTATCTATAAAATTAAATCAAGACACGTGTCagaatatgattcaataaaaatTTATCCGAAAATCTAAAATTATCAACAATTTTATCAAGAATATCTCTATGTACATAATAGATATTTAATCTAGTTAATcgattatcaacaattatattcGAGAATATTATTTGCGGGACCGTTACATAATAGATATTTAATCTATTTTATGAAGTAAAATAGCTAATATTATGTACTTTTTATTTGATAAATAGTAATCGATGAATTAATAGAGTTTTATGGGTGTATAGAATTTATGAAAAAAAGTTAATTTTAGGTGTATAGTAACCAGTGCCGTTGATTCAATTGATGAACTGATGGATTAACGGAGTAAACGGGTGCATATGCTCTTAGTATGCACTCTACATGATGTAGTCCCCGCCATTTTACACAATAGCAAATTATGACAGGGTTTATAAAGCCATCGTCTCCAAAAACACTAAAATATGATACAAAAATTGGATAATGTCCGCAACAACCTATTACTAAGTAGCACCTGGAATACTTTACTGTAAAAAAATAAATCCTTAAAATGAGTCCTTTTTTTACTCATAAAAACTAATAGAAAGGGTTGGCTGAACATAATTCCGGAATGCAAACATACATGAAACACACACAGCCAACAAATAACATGTACATCTTTCATAAAAATCGGAAGATATCATCAGTTAAGGAGCATGAACACAAACACGTAATGATATAATACATAAGTTAGGTTGATTTAAGGAATTATCTGATAATTTTGTGCAGCTTGCAAGTTTTGCTTGGTAATCAAACACACGGTGATAAATGATAAATCACCAATTTACCAACTTACTATATGTTACGCCGCCTTCACGAGCATACTTGTCATTAATAATAGATCTGGATTACAAACAATTATTTGATTCGAGACGAAAAATAAGGCCAGTGCCACTTTTAGCTAAGAACTCAGAAAGTGAGATACTATCAATATTATATTCACAATTATCTAAAACAAAAGGAAGAGAATGAATTTTTCAAGTCCATCCCACAACCATTGCTTGCTACTTTCATATAGCTTAGATTGGTGCATAAAATACAGATACAGATAATATAATTGTTAAATTTATTTATCAGCAATGTTACTCTATAAAATTGAAGCAAAAAATGTCATACAAATCATAGAATGATAAATACCTATCGACTTTCATTGATGATGTAGTCTGTCTATGGTCACCAAAAGGACCAAAAACAGTCCCCATATAAATTCTGCTTGCAACCAAACACAATTGCGGAATAAATTATGCAAAATGTTTCCTAGAAAACCATCATTGATAAAGAGAAAGCTACTTGTTTAGACCTTAAATATATAATCTCTTTCTTGGGAGCTATGTATAATTATATGTTCCTTATAAGATGCATAAGTTAATTTggttattttttattttgttagAATGATAAATACCTATCGACTTTCATTGATGATGTAGTCTGTCTATGGTCACCAAAAGGACCAAAAACAGTCCCCATATAAATTCTGCTTGCAACCAAACACAATTGCGGAATAAATTATGCAAAATGTTTCCTAGAAAACCATCATTGATAAAGAGAAAGCTACTTGTTTTGAggaacaaaataaaaaataaccAAATTAACTTATGCATCTTATAAGGAACATATAATTATACATAGCTCCCAAGAAAGAGATTATATATTTAAGGTCTAAATATGAAGAGAGAATTAGATAACTGGACTATTTGAAATTAAGAGCTCAATATAAACCCGAGAAGATTGATATTTTCCAAATCCCGATTAATATAGAGCTCAATACAAAATACCATAATATTAATATGTAAACTTAAAGATCAAAGAAAATACTGAAAGTAGCAAATATAATCAATAGGATACTAAATAATGAATATCGGACAGCATAACAATCTATCAAAATGGCACCATCGTCAATGATTTTTTCTTTGTTCTACAATTTCATTTGATACCGGCTTGACATTTTCGCATGCTCAAGTCAAAATATTCTTATTTTCAGTACATTATTTTATTTACATGCATAAAATCATAAAATTCACACGGAATAGAAACTTGACATAATATGGATTTATTTCGTAAATCTTAGGTTATGGTGAGCAATGCAGCATAAAGCATCAACCAAAGATTTCATTTTTGAGTAATCATAAGTTTTCCGTTGATTTGTCCAAGATTTTTAGATCGCCTCCGTGACAGCAGTAAACGCCACCTCCGCTTCCGCCTCCTCCTAAAGAAGTTAATGAGGTTGTTACTCTATATTTTTTTACGTTTAGTTGTAATCAGTAGGTTGTACATTTGCATAATTAGGTTTTATATTGTGCTTTTTTATGTGTAGTATGCTAGTAGTTAATGAGTTTGTCACTCTCTATACTAAAAATTGTATGATGGAAGCAATTATAGCAAAGAAACCTCCTTGACAAATTGTAAAGCGCAACTTAAAAACTAAAATTTGGCATTCAAATATACTTATACCACATGCCTCAAATCACTGAAGAACTCACATCACAATATTTGGTGGCAGTTTTAATATACAACATAAATAAAGCAATAACGTAATTCAATATACTTGTCTGAATTGTTAGCTGAAACGAAATGGTCACAAGAACTCAATATAGTCCTTGTTATATTGTAACCATCTTGACCTTGAGATAGTTGTTCTGAATTGAGAGAGTCAAAGCAAATACACATCAGAATTTCCAAAATACATATCCAAATTCTAACAAATTATCCAATGTGTATGTATCATCCAATATATGTCCACAATTCTACAAAATCGAAACTGAGCAGAAACATACCTGGTTAAAATATTATGAGTTTTCTTTCTCTTTGCGCATGCCTCACATATATATAACTCTGGCGCTTGACTCTTGATCTGGTGGCAGAGGAAAAGGCTGAAACAGATTGATATATAATACAAAAAGCCTAAAACTGATTATTGATGATTGATACAAAAGACAAAAGTCTCGAATTGATTAATTTCGCAaaagaattgcccaaaataagAGAAATCAACAAGAAGGACCAAAATAAGAGAAATCATCAAGAAGGAAGTCGAGGCCTGCCATGCCAGTCACACGTGATTCTCTTTTATATAGATAATAATATatatcaaataaataattaaataatataataaatagatagaaattttctttattttctttatttGACATGTGGCTTTTACACAGTAACTTTTGCTTCTTTAATTGGATAATCAAAATTAATACTCTattttataactatttttaataaaaaattaatgtAAAACTAAAAGTTAATCAAAAAGATTTTTTTAATGCTAAAAACACATAAAAATGAGTCAAAAGTCAAATAAAAACAGAGAGATAGATTTCGAGATCCATTCTCATTTactatttataatatatatttcaTCTAATAGGACATAAAATAGAACTCATAATTCATTCATATAAAAGAAAAATCACTTCTTCCCTATTTAACCAAACCTCCCTCGGTCCCTCTTCAAATTTCAATGAACATTTAAATTTTCATTTAAACGTGTAAATATGATTTTCTtattaaaaatacaaaaataatgattttctcactacaaaattaa from Apium graveolens cultivar Ventura chromosome 5, ASM990537v1, whole genome shotgun sequence includes the following:
- the LOC141659193 gene encoding large ribosomal subunit protein eL30; this encodes MVAGKKTKKTHESINNRLALVMKSGKYTLGYKTVLESLRSSKGKLIIISNNCPPLRKSEIEYYAMLAKVGVHHYNGNNVDLGTACGKYFRVSCLSIVDPGDSDIIKTLPGDH